In one Mucilaginibacter ginsenosidivorax genomic region, the following are encoded:
- a CDS encoding RagB/SusD family nutrient uptake outer membrane protein, with product MAVFAISCVSCKKYLDVTPDNVGTIDYAFRNRNEAENYLFTCYATIQQLTYVQNNPGFTTSGEIIFPNNLTDFQGIDPTGFNLIRGTQNAANPGLNYWDGYNGGQATWKAIRRCNTMLENIDKPIDLGADEKKRWIAEVKFLKAYYHFVLFRLYGPIPIVDVNLPINSSTDEVRVKRAPVDSVVNYMVRLLDQAAVDLPPVILNPTKELGRITQPIALAVKAQILATAASPLFNGNPDYISVKNKDGKALFPAAYDATKWDKAAAACLTAITNAEANGAALHKFIATASVNGLNDSLKTVLDLQTTITEKWELNTETIWALNPVFPDQSYCMPRLTSKAAANPSFQGTFAVPIQEQELFYTHNGVPINEDKTWDYVNRYDTRTGDDANRFYIGNGYTTVKAHFDREPRFYADIAFDGGTWFGNGQVNQNSQYYVQARGSGALAGPTDRVRLNITGYWPKKLVNYLTVYDDGYTIADYRLPVIRLAGMYLLYAEALNEQGKSTAEVLPWIDKVRARAGLKGVAESWTTYSKDPSKYTTQAGLRQIIHQESRIELAFECTPGWDLRRWKELPLALSKPLQGWNIYESSATNYYRPATMVIPIFNVRNYLWPILSDDLVVNNNLVQNLNW from the coding sequence ATGGCAGTTTTCGCAATCTCTTGCGTGTCATGTAAAAAGTACCTGGATGTTACGCCTGATAATGTTGGTACTATAGATTATGCGTTCAGGAACCGGAATGAAGCAGAAAACTACTTATTTACCTGTTATGCTACCATTCAGCAGTTAACCTATGTTCAAAATAATCCTGGTTTTACCACTTCGGGCGAGATTATATTTCCAAACAACCTGACTGATTTCCAGGGAATTGACCCAACCGGGTTTAATCTTATAAGAGGAACACAAAACGCCGCTAACCCAGGTCTTAACTATTGGGATGGTTATAATGGTGGCCAGGCAACCTGGAAAGCTATCAGACGGTGTAACACTATGCTGGAAAATATAGACAAACCAATTGATCTGGGTGCCGATGAAAAGAAAAGATGGATAGCCGAAGTGAAGTTCTTGAAGGCCTATTATCATTTTGTACTCTTCAGGCTATATGGTCCCATTCCGATTGTTGATGTAAACCTGCCTATTAATAGCTCGACCGACGAAGTAAGAGTAAAAAGGGCCCCGGTTGATTCGGTAGTAAATTATATGGTAAGGTTGCTTGACCAGGCTGCTGTCGATTTGCCGCCTGTGATACTTAACCCTACCAAAGAGCTTGGGCGTATTACCCAGCCTATTGCGCTTGCAGTTAAAGCACAAATACTCGCTACAGCCGCAAGCCCGCTTTTTAACGGTAACCCGGATTATATCAGCGTAAAAAATAAAGATGGAAAGGCGCTTTTTCCTGCGGCTTACGATGCTACAAAGTGGGATAAAGCAGCTGCGGCTTGCCTGACAGCAATTACCAATGCCGAAGCAAACGGTGCTGCGCTTCACAAGTTTATTGCTACAGCCAGTGTTAACGGCCTTAACGATTCGCTAAAAACGGTGTTAGATCTGCAAACAACAATTACTGAAAAATGGGAGCTTAATACCGAAACAATATGGGCTTTAAATCCAGTATTCCCAGATCAAAGTTATTGTATGCCAAGGCTTACGTCAAAAGCTGCTGCTAACCCATCGTTCCAGGGCACTTTCGCCGTGCCTATACAGGAACAGGAACTGTTTTATACCCACAATGGCGTTCCTATTAACGAGGATAAAACCTGGGATTATGTGAACCGGTATGATACCCGCACGGGTGATGATGCCAACAGATTTTATATAGGCAATGGCTACACAACGGTAAAAGCACACTTTGACCGCGAGCCCAGGTTTTATGCTGATATAGCTTTTGACGGCGGTACATGGTTTGGTAACGGGCAGGTGAATCAAAACTCGCAATATTATGTTCAGGCACGCGGAAGCGGCGCGTTAGCCGGGCCAACAGATAGGGTAAGATTAAATATTACCGGTTATTGGCCTAAAAAACTGGTAAACTATTTAACTGTATATGATGATGGTTATACTATTGCCGATTATCGATTGCCGGTAATAAGACTGGCGGGTATGTACCTGCTTTATGCCGAGGCATTGAATGAGCAGGGAAAATCCACAGCAGAAGTGTTGCCATGGATTGACAAAGTTAGGGCAAGGGCTGGATTAAAAGGGGTAGCCGAATCATGGACAACCTATTCAAAAGACCCTTCAAAATATACCACACAAGCTGGTCTTCGCCAAATCATTCACCAGGAATCACGTATCGAACTTGCGTTTGAATGTACGCCGGGTTGGGACCTTCGCCGGTGGAAAGAATTGCCGTTGGCATTAAGCAAACCTTTACAAGGCTGGAATATTTACGAATCATCGGCAACAAATTATTACCGCCCCGCCACTATGGTTATTCCAATATTTAATGTCAGGAATTATTTGTGGCCTATACTAAGTGATGACCTGGTTGTTAATAATAACCTGGTGCAGAATTTAAACTGGTAA
- a CDS encoding DUF4959 domain-containing protein has product MKNIKNYLVLVFMGLMAAGITSCKRNDGDREPISTDKSKPGVITNVKVDNYPGGAYITYTLPNSDNILYVQAKYQIRNGVSRETKSSYYIDTVNVEGFAKEADYDVTLYTVSRANIQSDPVKVTVHPQTPPYISIKATTSIGADFGGVNVKALNPLKKEIGVIVTAFDKSTNAMEIQDQHYTKSDTIDYSVRGFNTDNRNFGVYITDKFGNISDTIKQAISPLFEQLLDKSKFSPYNLASDTEIGYGWVLPNLWDGKTDGNSAGWHTNPGHNPPFVCTFNVGLTYKLSRFILWERPDQYAYGHGNPKIFSLWGSNVSSPKDSQLPVSSAVGTVVGDWTNIGNYRYPDPPSGLPPTAVNSADNAFVLAGVNFNISLAAPPVHFIRLAVAQTWSGGNFAHVMEISLYGKPE; this is encoded by the coding sequence ATGAAAAATATTAAAAATTATTTAGTCCTGGTTTTTATGGGATTAATGGCTGCCGGCATAACATCGTGTAAAAGGAACGACGGGGATAGGGAGCCAATATCAACAGATAAATCAAAACCAGGTGTAATTACAAATGTGAAGGTTGATAATTACCCTGGGGGAGCATATATTACCTATACACTGCCGAACTCAGATAATATACTATATGTACAGGCTAAATACCAGATAAGGAATGGTGTGTCAAGGGAAACAAAATCAAGTTATTATATTGATACTGTAAATGTTGAAGGTTTTGCAAAAGAAGCTGATTACGATGTTACATTATATACCGTGAGCAGGGCAAATATACAATCAGACCCGGTTAAGGTTACGGTTCACCCGCAAACGCCGCCCTACATATCTATTAAAGCAACAACCAGCATTGGTGCCGATTTTGGTGGTGTTAACGTTAAGGCCCTAAACCCGCTGAAAAAGGAAATTGGTGTTATTGTTACTGCTTTTGATAAATCAACCAATGCCATGGAAATCCAGGATCAGCATTATACAAAATCAGATACCATTGATTATTCGGTGCGTGGGTTTAATACAGACAACAGGAACTTTGGGGTTTATATAACCGATAAATTCGGCAATATCTCAGATACTATCAAACAAGCTATCTCCCCCTTATTTGAGCAATTACTTGACAAGAGTAAATTTAGTCCTTACAACCTGGCTTCGGATACGGAAATAGGCTATGGATGGGTGCTTCCAAACTTATGGGATGGCAAAACTGATGGAAACAGCGCTGGTTGGCACACCAATCCGGGCCATAATCCACCGTTTGTTTGCACATTTAATGTGGGCTTAACCTACAAATTAAGTCGCTTTATTTTATGGGAACGGCCAGATCAATATGCCTATGGCCATGGTAATCCTAAAATATTCTCGTTATGGGGCTCCAATGTTTCATCGCCAAAAGATTCACAGTTGCCGGTATCATCAGCAGTAGGTACCGTTGTCGGCGACTGGACAAATATTGGCAACTATCGTTACCCCGATCCACCGTCGGGTTTACCGCCAACAGCTGTAAATTCGGCCGATAATGCATTTGTATTAGCCGGAGTAAACTTTAATATATCATTGGCAGCGCCACCGGTTCACTTTATCAGACTTGCTGTCGCTCAAACGTGGTCGGGCGGTAACTTTGCGCACGTAATGGAAATTTCACTATACGGTAAACCTGAGTAG
- a CDS encoding DUF4998 domain-containing protein encodes MKKLIYILLACFLAAAWYGCKKDGLATDYKKFYDGHELTYTGAVAQAIVQPGNLEIGLKWKASSDPSIVKYVVYYNNGADSQVVNITTKADTIRTIIKNLQEYTYSFTIYSYDAKGNKSIPYELNNAKAYGPVYASNLLNRGYNATTPYVVNGDGSVQLNFITPDTINIKTVINYTNAAGVASQLSLAPNVNSITLPTYKAGTPITYKSYYIPERTSIDTFAVAQFDTFPTIYIYVKCDKSKFSEVHLPQDVSTYSGETTISKLWDNSDGPQGYPNIFHSDGSYIPHVLTFDMGQSYSNLGQMEEVGRNCCNNPDQFEVWGINSLTGATTTLRADNSGWKAEAIAKGWILLKSVTRTDDGQAALKVDLLSNPPPVRYIRIRVLHTVTGSGYSNMSEITFWNKQ; translated from the coding sequence ATGAAAAAATTGATATATATACTGCTTGCCTGTTTTTTAGCAGCAGCATGGTACGGCTGCAAAAAAGATGGCCTCGCAACCGATTATAAAAAATTCTACGATGGTCATGAATTAACCTACACAGGTGCGGTAGCACAGGCTATTGTACAACCTGGTAATTTGGAAATAGGCCTGAAGTGGAAGGCAAGCTCTGACCCGAGTATTGTGAAATACGTTGTATATTATAACAACGGCGCCGATTCGCAAGTTGTTAATATTACTACTAAAGCAGATACAATAAGAACCATAATTAAAAACTTGCAGGAATATACCTATTCATTCACCATTTATTCATACGATGCAAAAGGAAATAAATCAATTCCTTATGAGTTAAATAATGCAAAGGCTTACGGACCGGTATATGCATCTAATTTATTAAACCGGGGCTATAACGCAACTACGCCCTATGTTGTTAACGGCGATGGGTCGGTGCAATTAAACTTTATCACACCCGATACTATTAACATTAAAACCGTTATTAATTATACCAATGCAGCTGGTGTAGCATCGCAGCTTTCGCTTGCTCCAAATGTAAATTCAATAACGCTGCCTACTTACAAAGCAGGTACGCCTATTACGTACAAATCGTACTACATACCCGAGCGAACGTCAATCGACACATTTGCCGTAGCACAATTTGATACATTTCCTACAATCTATATTTATGTAAAATGCGATAAATCTAAATTTTCGGAAGTTCATCTGCCACAGGATGTTAGTACTTATTCTGGCGAAACTACGATCAGTAAATTGTGGGATAACAGCGATGGTCCGCAAGGCTATCCCAATATTTTCCACAGCGATGGCTCATATATTCCACATGTGCTTACGTTTGATATGGGGCAGTCATACAGTAATTTGGGTCAGATGGAAGAAGTCGGAAGGAACTGCTGTAACAACCCTGATCAGTTTGAAGTTTGGGGGATAAATAGTTTAACCGGTGCTACCACCACTTTAAGGGCCGATAACAGTGGCTGGAAAGCAGAAGCTATTGCCAAAGGATGGATATTACTTAAATCGGTTACCAGGACAGACGACGGACAAGCTGCTCTGAAAGTTGATTTATTGAGTAATCCTCCTCCTGTCAGGTATATACGTATAAGGGTGTTGCATACTGTAACAGGATCTGGCTACAGCAACATGAGCGAAATAACCTTTTGGAATAAACAATAG
- a CDS encoding glycoside hydrolase family 95 protein, translating to MIKKLICIAFIVTGGVFVNAANAQNKTNIGVKPPVIWDDKPAKTWMTEAYPMGNGRFGGMVFGGLAQEHIQFNEISLWTGDEDDTGAYQAFGDIFVNFKNKDTTQATPANYRRQLDISKAVQQITYSDNGVAFKREYFCSFPDKVMVLHYAANKKGAYSVIISLKDAHGAKVSGTTKSLEFEGKLNNGLAYKAGIEVKITGGTAVVESDGKGGSQLNISNADGFTLLLSAATDYSNKREQHWRGEAPGVKVKQSLDAASAKTYAQLLNNHISDYSALFGRVAINLGITPPPDAAEPTYKRLINYKKQADPELEALLYQYGRYLLINSSRKGGLPANLQGLWNESNNPPWRSDYHSNINIQMNYWLAEPTNLSECHIPYLDYINSMREVKKVSTQKEYPGVRGWTVKTENGVYGGGSFLWNTPGSAWYAQGIWEHYAFTQDKSYLQTFAYPILKEIVEFWDDHLKRRPDGTLVSPLGWSPEHGPTEDGVTYDQEIVYDLFTNYISAADVLGADKTYRDHVADMRDHLLKPKIGKWGQLQEWETDRDDPKDTHRHSSNLFGLHPGKRISTIKTPELAQAAKVSLLARGDVSTGWSMAWKMNFWARLQDGDHAYKILNNFITLAGGSGVDYNNGGGVYSNLLCAHPPFQIDGNFGYTAGVTEMLLQSQTDEIQLLPALPKAWLNGSVHGLKTRGDFEITDMVWKSGKITRIVVKSLAGGMCSLRSPNKLMAEGKEIPGVMVNNDFKYQFNSVAGKTYIFNAGK from the coding sequence ATGATCAAAAAGTTAATTTGCATTGCCTTTATTGTTACAGGCGGTGTATTCGTAAATGCTGCAAACGCGCAAAATAAAACTAACATTGGCGTAAAACCGCCGGTAATATGGGATGATAAACCCGCTAAAACCTGGATGACAGAAGCCTATCCAATGGGCAATGGCCGCTTCGGTGGGATGGTTTTTGGAGGTCTGGCACAAGAGCATATCCAGTTTAATGAAATAAGCCTGTGGACCGGTGATGAAGACGACACCGGGGCCTACCAGGCCTTTGGCGATATATTTGTCAACTTTAAAAACAAGGACACCACACAGGCTACACCTGCTAATTATCGCAGGCAATTGGATATCAGTAAAGCAGTACAGCAAATAACTTATAGTGATAATGGTGTAGCCTTTAAACGGGAATACTTTTGCAGTTTTCCGGATAAGGTGATGGTGTTGCATTATGCTGCCAATAAAAAGGGCGCTTACTCGGTTATTATCAGCCTCAAAGATGCACATGGTGCAAAAGTTTCCGGCACCACCAAATCTTTGGAATTTGAAGGCAAGCTGAATAATGGGCTGGCTTATAAAGCAGGTATTGAGGTGAAAATTACAGGCGGTACGGCGGTGGTTGAAAGCGATGGCAAAGGCGGTTCGCAACTTAATATCAGCAATGCCGATGGTTTTACCTTATTACTTTCGGCAGCTACCGATTACAGCAACAAGCGCGAACAGCACTGGCGTGGTGAAGCACCAGGTGTAAAGGTGAAACAAAGTCTGGATGCGGCATCTGCCAAAACATACGCGCAACTATTAAATAATCATATAAGCGATTATTCGGCACTTTTTGGCCGGGTTGCCATAAACCTGGGTATAACACCACCACCGGATGCCGCCGAACCCACCTACAAGCGATTGATTAATTATAAAAAACAGGCCGACCCGGAACTGGAGGCATTGCTTTATCAATACGGGCGATATTTATTAATCAATTCGTCTCGTAAAGGCGGTTTGCCTGCAAACCTGCAGGGGCTTTGGAACGAGAGCAACAACCCGCCATGGCGAAGTGATTACCACTCCAATATCAACATCCAGATGAATTATTGGCTGGCCGAGCCAACCAACCTTTCGGAATGCCATATACCATACCTTGATTATATCAACAGCATGCGCGAGGTTAAAAAGGTAAGTACACAAAAAGAGTATCCTGGTGTGCGCGGCTGGACAGTGAAAACCGAAAATGGCGTTTACGGCGGCGGGAGCTTTTTGTGGAATACTCCCGGTAGCGCCTGGTATGCCCAGGGTATTTGGGAGCATTATGCGTTTACCCAAGACAAAAGCTACTTGCAAACTTTTGCCTACCCTATACTTAAAGAGATTGTGGAGTTTTGGGACGATCATTTAAAACGCCGCCCGGATGGCACCCTGGTTTCGCCATTGGGCTGGTCGCCCGAGCACGGGCCAACCGAGGATGGTGTAACTTATGACCAGGAGATTGTATATGATTTGTTCACCAATTATATATCGGCGGCAGATGTTTTAGGCGCCGATAAAACTTATCGCGATCATGTTGCCGATATGCGCGATCATTTGTTGAAGCCTAAAATTGGCAAATGGGGCCAATTACAAGAGTGGGAAACTGATCGTGATGACCCTAAAGATACGCACCGTCACTCATCAAATTTGTTTGGCCTGCACCCCGGCAAACGCATAAGCACTATAAAAACCCCCGAATTGGCGCAAGCTGCCAAAGTTAGTCTGTTGGCGCGTGGCGATGTTTCAACCGGATGGTCAATGGCCTGGAAAATGAATTTTTGGGCACGACTGCAGGATGGCGATCATGCTTACAAAATCCTGAATAATTTTATTACGCTGGCAGGAGGGTCGGGTGTTGATTATAACAACGGCGGCGGTGTTTACTCTAATTTGCTATGCGCGCATCCCCCTTTCCAGATAGATGGCAATTTTGGCTATACGGCGGGTGTTACAGAAATGCTGCTCCAAAGCCAAACCGATGAAATTCAGCTTTTGCCGGCATTACCAAAAGCCTGGTTAAACGGCAGTGTGCATGGCCTTAAAACCCGTGGCGATTTTGAGATTACCGATATGGTATGGAAAAGTGGTAAAATTACCCGCATTGTAGTTAAATCGTTGGCTGGCGGGATGTGTAGCCTACGGTCGCCAAATAAATTGATGGCCGAAGGAAAAGAGATTCCCGGAGTTATGGTAAACAACGACTTTAAATACCAGTTTAATTCAGTTGCCGGTAAAACGTATATTTTCAATGCGGGTAAATAA
- a CDS encoding right-handed parallel beta-helix repeat-containing protein: MAIHIGLPLYAVAKYPDISNRKVSPGNTTYYMDAEKGNDDNSGVDKKHSWKTFKQVNRRIFSAGDRIVITGPADFRESLFLVARGSNKKHVKLVFEKGTYNFYPEASFKKQFFISNTNDDAYTPKAIAIYIDSSSYVDIEAVGAKMLMRGKMIETCIDHSHDIKIHGATYDYYRPTVSELEVIKTADNFADLKIHPDSKYSIKDSLLTWEGEGWGYNSISLWQVLDPATGHLQRVDINMEGLKYVASGINNVRVYFKRNPGFKAGLVYQNRDITRDCAGIFLVRSNNLVLKNIHINFMHGMGAVSQFCRNITIDSVFVKPAANSGRTCAAWADILHFSGCVGKISIINSWLSGANDDAVNVHGTYLRIIQQPQPNQLLVRFMHNQTFGFEAFVKGDSIAFVHSNSLLQYGESIVSKAVRVNDKDILLTLKAPLTDTIMPNDVVENITWTPRVYISNNTIERIPTRGILVTTRGKAVIENNIFRRVNNSAIAVADDAASWYESGMVKSLAIRNNKFYLCGGPVVLVSPENTQNNVIKVHNNILVTGNEFILLPATEAVYAKSTANIRVLNNSFKVTSTPVAKAGLIKFKDCTNTLVLLNRIYNR; the protein is encoded by the coding sequence TTGGCTATTCATATCGGTTTACCCTTGTATGCCGTAGCAAAATATCCTGACATCAGTAATCGTAAAGTATCGCCGGGTAATACTACGTATTATATGGACGCTGAAAAAGGAAATGATGATAACTCAGGAGTAGATAAAAAACATTCCTGGAAAACCTTCAAGCAGGTTAACCGGCGGATCTTTTCGGCAGGAGACAGGATAGTAATTACAGGACCTGCAGATTTCCGGGAATCGCTGTTCCTGGTAGCGCGCGGTAGTAATAAAAAACACGTTAAATTGGTATTTGAAAAAGGTACCTATAATTTTTATCCGGAAGCAAGTTTTAAAAAGCAATTCTTTATATCAAATACCAATGATGATGCCTACACGCCAAAAGCTATTGCTATCTATATTGATAGTTCAAGCTATGTAGATATAGAAGCCGTGGGAGCGAAAATGCTGATGCGCGGGAAGATGATAGAAACCTGTATTGATCATAGTCATGATATCAAAATACATGGCGCCACGTATGATTATTACAGACCTACAGTATCAGAGTTAGAAGTGATAAAAACGGCAGATAATTTTGCCGATTTGAAAATTCATCCAGATTCAAAGTATAGTATTAAAGATAGCCTGCTTACCTGGGAAGGAGAGGGTTGGGGGTATAATTCGATATCATTATGGCAGGTGCTCGACCCTGCAACAGGCCATCTTCAACGCGTTGATATCAATATGGAGGGATTAAAATATGTGGCATCAGGTATAAATAATGTAAGGGTTTATTTTAAACGTAATCCCGGTTTTAAAGCCGGGCTTGTATATCAAAACAGGGATATTACAAGGGATTGCGCAGGAATTTTTTTAGTTAGGAGCAATAACCTGGTATTAAAAAACATCCATATCAATTTTATGCACGGCATGGGAGCGGTAAGCCAGTTTTGCCGGAATATTACCATCGATTCTGTTTTTGTAAAGCCGGCTGCGAACTCCGGGCGAACCTGCGCAGCCTGGGCCGATATTTTACATTTTTCGGGCTGTGTCGGTAAAATATCGATCATCAATTCCTGGTTGTCGGGTGCTAATGACGATGCCGTTAATGTGCATGGTACCTATTTGCGCATTATACAGCAACCGCAACCCAATCAGCTCCTTGTCCGGTTTATGCACAACCAAACTTTTGGTTTCGAAGCTTTTGTTAAGGGGGATAGTATCGCTTTTGTACATTCAAACAGCCTTTTGCAATATGGGGAAAGCATTGTATCAAAGGCGGTAAGGGTAAATGATAAAGACATACTGTTAACCCTTAAAGCGCCCTTAACCGATACGATAATGCCAAATGATGTGGTAGAAAATATTACCTGGACACCTCGGGTATATATAAGTAATAATACCATCGAACGCATTCCCACAAGGGGGATTTTGGTTACCACGCGTGGCAAAGCGGTAATAGAAAACAACATTTTTCGGCGTGTCAATAACAGCGCCATAGCCGTAGCCGACGATGCAGCAAGTTGGTACGAATCGGGGATGGTTAAGAGCCTGGCTATCAGGAATAATAAATTCTATTTATGTGGCGGTCCCGTTGTGTTGGTATCGCCCGAAAATACTCAAAACAACGTAATAAAAGTACACAACAATATTTTAGTGACGGGTAATGAATTTATTTTATTGCCAGCCACCGAGGCAGTTTATGCAAAAAGCACTGCTAATATCAGGGTGTTAAATAACAGCTTCAAAGTTACCAGTACGCCTGTTGCCAAAGCTGGCCTGATAAAATTTAAGGATTGTACAAATACACTGGTATTGCTTAATAGAATTTATAACCGATAA
- a CDS encoding SGNH/GDSL hydrolase family protein: MSKFKHAVILLSLLTAFIGVHAQSKTSLWKGFERVQLKFADKDAYYVKPTHPLPGNPWVWRTSFPDWHTEIDSILLAKGFYIAFINVDNQYGAPSAMSFYDVFYTYLTTQLAFAPKVALEAVSRGGLYAYAWAKRNPDKVTCIYAETPVCDIKSWPGGKLKGPGDASAWNELKQVYHFTEEQAIAYNDNPIDNLEGLASFRVPILHTIGLEDKLAPPAENSDVLAKRYIALGGPISIHPITQGPMELQGHHFTVDRPAYYAQFIYNNSYPVQRILPYTDYIKKAGGLNNFYYAATVNKKATVSFLGGSITFNPGWRDKICKYLRETYPETDFHFIAAGIPSLGSLPHAFRLQRDILDSGKTDLLFVEAAVNDRGTDSTTQVRALEGIVRHAKMNNPMMDVIMMAFVDPQKIESYAKGKVSPELLNHQRVATHYNLPYVNLALEVNDKIKNKELTWADDFKDIHPWYHGQELYFETIKALLQAGVAANYKQPVKAVLPKPIDKASYNNGSYYNITNARLDKGWAIDAKWNPRDGLSTRPGFVDVPMLQATEPGSELSLPFKGTAVGVAVVAGPDAGIVSYSIDGGAYKDLDLLTEFYSWIHLGVYHMLGDNLINGSHTLKIKISDKKNNLSKGHACRIVNFFVNK, translated from the coding sequence ATGTCAAAATTTAAACACGCTGTTATCTTATTGTCGTTACTAACTGCTTTTATTGGTGTCCATGCGCAAAGCAAGACCAGTTTATGGAAGGGCTTTGAGAGAGTACAACTAAAATTTGCCGATAAGGATGCTTACTATGTTAAGCCAACGCACCCGCTGCCTGGTAATCCCTGGGTTTGGCGCACATCTTTTCCCGACTGGCATACCGAAATTGACAGCATTTTGCTTGCAAAAGGGTTTTACATAGCCTTTATCAATGTCGATAACCAGTATGGTGCACCATCGGCAATGAGTTTTTATGATGTGTTTTATACCTATTTAACCACGCAACTTGCCTTTGCACCAAAGGTGGCCCTCGAGGCGGTAAGCAGGGGAGGCCTTTATGCTTATGCCTGGGCCAAACGCAACCCCGATAAAGTGACCTGTATTTATGCAGAAACGCCGGTTTGTGATATTAAAAGCTGGCCAGGTGGAAAACTTAAGGGCCCCGGAGACGCCAGTGCCTGGAATGAGCTAAAACAGGTTTATCATTTTACCGAAGAACAGGCCATAGCCTACAACGATAACCCGATTGATAACCTGGAAGGCCTGGCCTCATTCCGTGTACCTATTTTACATACCATAGGGCTCGAGGATAAGCTCGCCCCGCCTGCCGAGAATAGTGATGTGCTGGCCAAACGCTATATTGCTTTAGGTGGCCCCATTAGTATCCATCCCATAACACAGGGGCCAATGGAGTTACAAGGGCATCATTTTACGGTAGATCGCCCGGCTTACTATGCCCAATTTATATACAATAACTCGTACCCGGTACAAAGAATACTGCCTTATACAGATTATATCAAAAAAGCAGGCGGCTTAAATAATTTTTACTACGCTGCTACAGTAAATAAAAAAGCTACCGTTTCTTTTTTGGGCGGATCGATCACTTTTAATCCCGGCTGGCGCGATAAGATTTGCAAATACCTCAGGGAAACTTATCCCGAAACGGATTTTCATTTTATAGCAGCCGGTATCCCGTCCTTAGGCAGTTTACCGCATGCGTTCAGGTTACAAAGAGATATACTTGATTCGGGTAAAACCGATCTGCTGTTTGTAGAGGCCGCTGTAAACGATAGGGGCACCGATAGTACTACGCAGGTTCGGGCGTTAGAAGGCATTGTAAGGCATGCAAAAATGAACAACCCCATGATGGATGTTATTATGATGGCCTTTGTTGACCCTCAGAAAATAGAAAGCTATGCTAAAGGGAAAGTATCGCCCGAACTGTTGAATCATCAACGGGTAGCTACCCACTACAATTTGCCCTATGTAAACCTGGCATTGGAAGTTAACGATAAAATAAAAAATAAGGAGTTAACCTGGGCCGATGATTTTAAAGATATCCACCCCTGGTATCATGGGCAGGAGCTTTACTTTGAAACAATTAAAGCTCTGTTGCAGGCCGGCGTTGCTGCAAATTACAAACAACCTGTTAAAGCTGTTTTGCCTAAACCAATTGATAAGGCCAGCTATAATAATGGCAGTTATTATAATATTACTAACGCCAGGCTGGATAAAGGATGGGCTATTGATGCTAAATGGAATCCCAGGGATGGCCTGTCAACCCGCCCGGGGTTTGTTGATGTGCCTATGCTACAAGCTACAGAACCGGGTAGCGAATTAAGCCTACCATTCAAAGGCACAGCTGTTGGTGTTGCAGTAGTGGCCGGGCCCGACGCCGGTATTGTATCTTATTCCATTGATGGTGGTGCCTATAAAGATCTTGACTTGTTGACTGAATTTTATAGCTGGATTCACCTGGGCGTTTACCACATGCTGGGCGATAACCTTATTAATGGCAGCCATACGTTGAAAATTAAAATAAGCGACAAAAAGAACAACTTAAGTAAAGGTCATGCCTGTCGTATTGTTAACTTTTTTGTAAATAAATGA